CCGCGAACCGGCTTGGAGGCGGGAAGGATCCGCTCATGGCGCTCTTTCCCGCCATTTCTTTGTTACAGGAGGTTTCCATGAAAACGGAGATGGTTCCAATCCAGAACCGGCGGACTCCATCCGCCAGACATCGCTGGCGGGAATGGCTGGCCGGTTACTTTCTGATACTCCCGAATCTGCTCGGGTTTCTCATCTTTATGTTGGCGCCGATCGTGGCCACCATCTTGATCAGTTTTACCAATTGGGATTTGATTACCGTCCCCAAGTGGGTGGGATTTTTAAATTACCAGGCGCTGTTTCAGGACCCCATTTTTTGGTTGTCCCTCAAAAAAACGCTGCTCTTTACGGTCGTAAATGTGCCGATTCAAAGTTTTCTGGCGCTGTTGGTAGCGGTTTTACTCAATCGTAAGCTACGGGCGTTGAATCTTTTGCGGACGCTCTTCATTATGCCGTGGATCTGCATGCCGGTGGCCATCGGTCTCTCCTGGACCTGGATCTACAATTTTGAATTCGGCTATCTGAATCATCTGTTGTTATCCTTGGGATTGGGCAGAGTGGGCTGGTTGACCTCGCAAGATCTGGCTTTATTTTCGATTTTGGCCGTCAACGTCTGGGAGTATCTCGGCTGGCATATTATTCTGCTGCTCGCCGCCTTGCAGATCGTCCCGCCCGAACTGCACGAGGCCGCGTTGGTGGACGGCGCCAGCAATTGGACCCGCTTCTGGAAGATTACGGTGCCGGTGATCAGCCCGATCTTCTTCTACGACCTGGTGGTCAACATGATCAACACGCTCCAGATCTTCGACCTGCCGATCACCATGACCAATGGCGGCCCCGGCAACGCGGCCCGGGTTTTCAACCTCTATCTCTATCAGAAAGGCTTCTCGTTTCTGCAGATGGGCCAGGCCTGCACGATGGGGGTTATCCAGTTTGGATTGATTGTGATTGCGACCTTTATTGTCTTTCGATATCTCGGCTCGCGGGTTAACTATGATGTATCCTAAACAAGGGGGAGACTACCCATGCGCTCTTCAAGCCCGAAGCATTGGCTAAAGCAGTCGCTGCTTTATCTGTCGATTTGCGTGATACTCTTTGCCTACCTTTTCCCGTTGTTCTGGCAGTTTTCCACCTCCCTCAAGGAGTCCGGCGAAGTTTTCGCGGGGTATAATCTGATTCCGAAAAAAGTGGTTTGGGACAGCTATGCCACGGCCTGGTCGACCTTTAACATTCGCCAGTATCTTTTCAATACCGTGGTGGTGGCGGCGATTGTCACTTTCGGGACTTTGCTCTCTTGCGCCATGGCCGGCTACGCTTTCGCCCGCTTGCGGTTCCCGGGGCGCGATTTCATATTCTACCTTTATTTGGGAACGATGATGGTCCCGGGAGCGGTTACACTGATCCCTGCCTATTACGTGATTTTAAAGTTGAACCTGGCCAACTCCTACTTCGCCCTGATCATCCCGTTCATCTTCGGGAATGCCTTTGGCACCTTTCTGATGCGCCAGTATTATCTGACGATCCCGAAGGATCTGGCGGAATCGGCTACCATTGACGGCGCGGGTTATCTGCGGACTTGGTGGAGCATTATGCTGCCGTTGAGCAAGCCGACCCTGGCCACGCTGGGCGTCATGACCCTGGTAGCCCAGTGGAACAGTTTCATCTGGCCCTTGGTGGTCACCCAAAACCCGGCTTTGAAAGTTTTGGCGGTGGGTTTGTCCGATTTCCGGCTATACCGCAATATCCAGTGGAATGCGCTGATGGCTGCGGTCATGATCGCCATTGTTCCGATGCTGGTGATTCTGGCCCTAGCCCAAAAACTGTTTATCAAGGGGATTCAGTTTTCGGGAGTCAACCGTTAGTCGATATGGCCCGGACTGATGGAGCCTTTATTTCATCAAACAAAGAACGGAGAGTCGGAAATGGGAATCGTATATCATGAAGCGCAACGGATGTTTCACTTGCAATCAAGCCAGATGAGCTACGGAATGCAAGTCATGAAATCAGGCTATCTGGCGCATCTTTACTGGGGGCGGCGGCTCCGCTCCCTCCCGGCGGGGCCGCTGCTGGAGCAGCAGGGCCGCCCGTTCTCAGTGACTCCGGATCCGGACGATCCGGCTTTCTCCCTGGACACGCTGGCTCAGGAGTACCCGGCTTACGGCAACAGCGATTTCCGGGAGCCCGCCTTTCAAGTGCAGCTGGAGAACGGCTCGACCGTCACGGATTTGCGGTTTCACGGCTACCGCATCCTGCCGGGAAAGCCCGGGCTCCCCGGGTTGCCCGCGACCTACGTGGAGACCCTCGAGGAAGCCAGCACTCTGGAAATCGAGTTGCGAGATGAATTGATCGGCCTGCAAGTGCTGCTTTCCTATACCATCTATGAGAATTGGAACGTGCTCACCCGTGCGGTGCGTTTTCACAATGCCGGTCCAAGCAACCTCACCTTGCTGCGGGCCCTGAGCGTGAGCGTCGATTTCCCGGACAATCAATACGATCGATTGCATCTGCACGGCGCTTGGGCCAGGGAACGCCATCCGGAGCGGTGTCCTTTGAGAAACGGCGTTCAAAATATCGCCAGCCGGCGCGGGGCCAGCAGCCATCAGCAGAATCCCTTCCTGGCCCTGCTGCGCCGGGACGCCACCGAGGACCACGGCGAAGTCTTCGGGTTCAACCTGGTTTACAGCGGCAACTTTCTGGCCCAAGCCGAAGTCGGCCCGTATTTTACCACCCGGGTGATGTTGGGAATCAACCCCTTCGATTTTACGTGGCGGTTGGAACCGGGCCAGACCTTCCAGACTCCCGAGGCGGTCCTGGTCTATTCGCCGGAAGGGTTGGGGGCAATGTCCCGGACCTACCACCGGCTCTACCGCACCCGGCTCTGCCGAGGCGTCTATCGCGATCGAGTCCGCCCGATCCTGATCAATAATTGGGAAGCCACCTATTTCGATTTTGACGCCGCCGCCATCGAAAGGATCGCCCGGAGCGCCGGGGAGCTCGGCATCGAGCTCTTCGTCCTGGATGACGGCTGGTTCGGCCGGCGCGAGGACGACCGTTCTTCGCTGGGGGACTGGTTCGTCAACCGGGCGAAGCTCCCGGACGGGCTGGATGATCTGGCAGGGCGCGTCAACCGGCTGGGACTGAAGTTCGGGTTATGGTTCGAGCCGGAGATGGTCTCCCCCGACAGCGACTTATACCGGAAACACCCGGACTGGTGCCTGCATGTGCCGGGCCGCGGCCGTTCGCAGGGCCGGAATCAATTGATTCTGGATTTCTCCCGCCCGGAGGTCTGCGAGGCGATCACCGCCATGGTCTCGGATATTTTGCGGAGCGCGCCCATCGCCTATGTGAAATGGGACATGAACCGGCACATGACCGAGATCGGTTCGGCGGCGCTGCCGCCGGAACGGCAACGGGAGACCGCCCACCGCTATATGCTCGGCCTGTACCGCGTGTTGGAGGCGCTCACCGCGGCTTTCCCCGAGGTATTGTTCGAAAGCTGTTCCGGCGGGGGCGGCCGTTTCGATCCCGGCATGCTGTATTATATGCCTCAGACCTGGACCAGCGATGATACGGACGCGGTGGAGCGGCTGAAGATCCAGTACGGCACCAGCCTGGTCTACCCGCCGATCACCATGGGCAGCCATGTCTCGGCCGTTCCCAATCATCAGCTGCAAAGGGTGACTCCGTTAGCGACCCGCGCACTGGTAGCGATGTCGGGCAACTTCGGCTTCGAACTCGATTTAACCCGGCTGGACGGCGCGGAACGGGAAGCCGTCGCCGCCCAAGTGGCGCTCTATAAAGAAGTCCGGCCGATCGTGCAATTCGGCGACTTTTACCGCTTGTTGAGCCCGTTTGAAACGAACCGGGCGGCCTGGCTCTTCGTGTCCGAAGACAAGCGGGAGGCTTTTGCGGTGTACTGCAAGATCCTGGCCGAGCCCAACCCCGGTCTGGAACGCCTCCGGTTGCAGGGCCTCAACCCGGAATTCAATTACCGGGTGAACGGCGCCGGGATCTTTGGCGGCGATGAATTGCTGTACGTCGGTCTGAAGATTCCGGAGCCACTGCTGTTGGCGGGGGACTTTCAGAGCTGCTGCTGGCGCTTGGAAGCCGTCCGGGCCTGAGCGGGATTGAGAAGAGTTCTTTTGAGCGCAAATAGGTCGGATGAATGAGGAACGCTGAGAACCGGTTCCTCATTTTTGAGTGCTTTTGCGATGGGCCGGCTCTCCGGAAAAGGATGATTTCGAGGGTGATTCTCTGTCGCTTTGATGGTATAATTTGCATAAACCGAATGTTTGCTCAGGCTTTTCAGATCAAGGAGGCTGTCATGGCAGTCAAAAAGCTGTTTTGGGAGGATCCGTATTGCGCGACCGTCGAAGCCGTTGTTACCGGCGTCGCCGGTCCGGTTGTCACGCTCGACCAGACCATTTTGTACGCTTTCTCCGGTGGCCAAGATTCGGACTCCGGGACCATCGCCGGCTATCCGGTGCTCAAAGCGGAGAAGGACGGCAAGGAGATCCTGTATACCTTGCCGCCCGAGCATGATTTGTACACTGGAGAGCGCGTCCCGGTTTGCATTGACTGGGAAAAAAGGTACAAACTCATGAAGCTGCATTTTGCGGCGGAACTTATCTTGGAACTGGTCTATCAGAATTTTGATCATCCCGAGAAGATCGGCGCTCATATCACTCAGGATAAAGCCAGATTGGACTTTCACTGGCCCGGGAATATCACGGCGCTCTTTCCGGAGCTGCAACGGAAGATTAGCGAAATGATCGCGGCGGATCAGGCGATCACCAGCGATTTTGAGGATGTGGAAGCGGAGCGGCGCTATTGGGAGATTCCGGGATTCGCCAAGGTAGCCTGCGGCGGAACTCATCTCCGCAGTACCGGAGAGATCGGCGCCATCACTTTAAAACGGCGCAACGTCGGCGGCGGCAAGGAACGGATCGAGATTTATCTCCGGCCTTTGGGTTAGGCATTCGATGAAGCACTCGTACCGCTCAGCTGTTAACGAAACTGTACACTCAAAATGGAGGAAATCTCATGATATTGTCGGGTCGCGCCATCAAGGCGAAATTAGGAAAACAAATTATCATCGATCCTTTTCGGGAGGAGCAGCTCAATCCGAACAGCTATAATCTGCGGCTCCATCATGAATTGCTGGTTTATGAGGAACCGGTCCTGGACATGAAACGGCCCAATCCATTCCGGCAGTTGACGATACCCCCCGAGGGGCTGGTCCTGGAGACCGGCCGGCTGTATCTGGGGCGGACTTTGGAGTATACCGAGACCGACGGTTATGTGCCGATGCTGGAGGGCCGGTCGTCGGTAGGGCGGCTGGGCCTGTTCATCCATGTCACCGCCGGATTCGGCGACGTCGGTTTCAAAGGCTATTGGACGCTGGAGATCTTTTGTATCCAACCCATCCGGATCTATGCCGGCGTGTCGATCTGCCAGATTTATTACCACACCATCGAGGGAGATTATGACCGTTACTGCAGCGGCAAATACCAGAACAACCGGGGAATTCAGCCGAGTCTGCTCTATCGGGATTTTTCAACCGGCGACGAGGAGTAACAAAGCCGTCCGCTGACGGGGCGAGAGCGATATATACCAGATATTCATTCACCAAAACGACGGGCGAGAGTTAACGCCCGTTGTCTTTGTTTTGGGGGCAAGAGCCAAGTTCCGGAGGAATCGGTCGAATTTCGAAACCATCATGTGCCTTTCGCAATACAATATACGGGGAGCAACGGAGCGAGGGCTGTCCGGGGGTAGGCTCCAGGGATTTTTTTGAAAAGTAAACCATCGCTCCATTTGGAAAACGGCGGGTTTTTCCAAAGCAGGCATGGCTTATGCCAAAAACCATGTTCCGAATACCCTGTTAGAAGAGTAAAATACCATGAATGACAATAGCTCTTTTGGGAAATGGAGAGGAGAAGCCAAAGGGAAGCAACGTTCGTTGCTTGCCGCTGGCGGAGACGGAACGACCGTTTGGAGGGATACAATGGAATCGAACGAGATTTCCGAATTGATCAAGAAAGACCGTTCCGAGCGTAAGCAGCAATATTTTGAAGGGACCTTCCTGGATTATCTGGATCTCGTGAAGCAAAATCCGGAAATTGCGCAACTGGCCCATCAACGAATCTATCAGCTGATCACCGAGCGCGGCGTGGACGTGGTCAAAACCGAAGAGCACCCGCGGCTGCGGCGGATCTACGGCAATGACATCATCAAGCGCTATCGTTTTTTTTCCGGGGATTTTTACGGCATCGACCGCACCATTATGAAGATCGCCCGTTATTTTCACGCCGCGGCGATGCAAGGCGAGGAGTCGCGTCAGGTGCTCTACCTGGTCGGCCCGGTCGGCGCCGGAAAGTCCTCCATCATGGAGCATTTGAAACGGGCTTTGGAAGCGGCGCCGCCGATCTATGCCATCAAAGACTGCCCGATGCGTGAGGAACCGTTGCATCTCATCCCCAAACACCTGCGGGAAGAGTTCAGCAAGCTATTGAAGGTGCATATCGAAGGCGACCTCTGTCCGGTCTGCCGCTACCGGCTGCGCCACGAATTTCACGGCGAATACGAGCGGATGCCCGTGGTTACGGTGGAGTTTTCGATCCGCTCCCGCAAAGGCGTCGGCGTGGTGCCGCCGGTGGATCCCAACAACCAGGACACCTCGGTTCTCATCGGATCGGTGGACATTTCGAAGATGGATCTTTATCCGGAGGACGATCCGCGGGTGCTCTCCCTGAACGGCGCTTTCAACGTGGCCAACCGGGGCATTGCCGAGTTCATCGAGGTTTTTAAGAACGAGATCGAATACCTGCATACCATGATCACGGCCACCCAGGAAAAATCGATTCCCTCACCGGGCAAGGGGGCGATGATTTACTTCGATGGCGTCATTCTGGCCCATTCGAATGAGGCCGAATGGAACAAGTTCAAGGCCGATCATACCAATGAGGCCATTCTGGACCGCATCGTCAAGGTGGAGGTCCCCTACTGCCTGGAGCTGGCCGAAGAGATCAAGATCTACCAGAAGCTCTTGCGCAACAGCAACTTCACCGCGCATATCGCGCCGCACACCATCGAGCTGGCCTCGATGTTCGCCATCCTGACCCGGCTGGCGCCTTCGGCGAAGGTGGACCCCATGACCAAGCTGAAAATCTATAACGGCGAAGAGATTCTGGAGCAAGGCAGCATCAAAAAGGTCGACATCGCCGAGTTGCGCGAGGAGGCCACCAACCGTGAGGGGATGACCGGCATCTCGACCCGCTTTATCATGAAGGCGCTGGACACGGCGTTGGCCGAGTCGGAGAGCAATTGCATCAACCCCCTGGCCATCCTGGGCACCTTGACGAAAGCCGTCAAGGAGCTGGCTCTGCCCGAGGAGGAGCGCAAGCGGTACTTGGGGTTCCTGCAGGATAACCTCAAAAAGGAGTTCCACAAGCTGCTCGAGGGCGAGGTGACCAAGGCCTTCATCCACGGCTACCAGGAGCAGGCCCGCGATCTCTTCAACAATTATCTGGACCACGCCGAGGCCTACGCCAACCGGACCAAACTCAAGGATAAGAATACCGGCGAGGAACTGGAGCCGGACGAGAAGTTTCTCAGTTCCATCGAGGAGCAGATCGGCATCACCGGCAGCGCCGCCAAAGGCTTCCGGCAGGATGTCACGGCCTATATGTTTTTTGTGCTGCGCAACGGCGGGACCATGGATTACAACAGCTATGAACCGCTCAAGGCGGCCATCGAAAAGAAGCTGACCGCTTCGGTCAAGGAGTTGTCGCGGGTGATCACCCAGGCCAAGGTGCGGGATAAGGAACAGAGCGAGAAGTACCATACGATGGTGGAGGAGATGAAACGGAACGGTTACTGCGATCACTGCTGCAACGTGATCCTGAAATACGCCGCCAATCACCTCTGGAAAGATTGAGGGAACGCGGGATGGAGGTTTAGCATGGCCATTTTCCGGGAATCCGCCGGCGATTCCGGCCGGGCCGCCGAGGACCGGCGCCGCCACCGCCAGTTGGTTGAGCAATCGATCAAAAAGAATATCGGCAAGATCATCGCCGAAGAGAGCATCATCGGCCAAAGCGGCCAGAAGAAGATCAAAGTGCCCATTCGCGGCCTCCGCGAATACCAGTTCGTCTATGGCAAGAACGGCGCCGGCGTGGGCACCGGAACCGGGGACGAGACGCGAGGCGACGTGTTGGGCGAGGGCCGCCCCGGTAACGGCGCGGACGGCCAGAACGCCGGGAACGAGGCCGGCGAAGATATTTACGAGACGGAGATCACTCTGGAAGAATTGCTGGATTATTTGTTTGACGACCTCAACCTGCCGTTTATGGAGCGGAAAAAGCTCTCCACCATTCAATCGGTGGCCCAAAAACGCCATAGTGGATACCGGCGGAAAGGAACGCCGCCCAAACTCGCCAAGAGAAAGGCGGTGATTGAGAAGATCAAGCGGCGGCAGGGCTACAACCGCCCCGCCGCGGACAGTACCGGGGCTCCAGAGGGGGAACTGCCAGAGGAGGAACTGCCGGAGGAGCGCTTTCCCTTCCGGGAGGAAGATCTGCGTTATCGCCGGATCCGCGAGGAAAAGAAGCCCGAATCCAACGCGGTGGTCATCTGCATCATGGATACCTCGGGCTCGATGGACCAGACCAAGAAGTATCTGGCCCGCAGCTTTTATTTTCTGCTCTACCAATTCATCCGTTTGAAATATGTCCAAGTGGAGATCGTTTTTGTGGCCCATTCGACCGAGGCCAAAGAGGTCAATGAGAACGAGTTCTTTCACAAGGCGGAATCCGGGGGAACTTATATCAGCAGCGGTTATGAGAAGGCGCTCCAGGTGATCGACGAGCGCTATCCTCCGGCCGATTGGAACATCTACGCCTTTCATTGCAGCGACGGCGACAACTGGGAAGAGGACAACGCCAAGGCGCTGGAATTGGCCAAGAAACTCTGCCAGTTCTCCAACCTGTTCGGCTACGGCGAGATTCTGACCGGCACCAGCACGATCCGGCGCTTATACCAGGAGGAACTGAAAGAGCCGAATTTCGTCTTCGTCAATATCACCTCGCGGGAGGAGATCTGGCCGGCGCTCCGCGATATGCTGGCCCGGGAGGAACCCCATGCGTGAGTATTCCCTGAAAGAGCTGGAAGAATGGAATGAACGGATTGAGGCCTGCGCCACGCGCCTGGGGCTCGACTGTTTCCCGCAGGAGTTTGAGATCTGCTCCTATGAGGAGATGCTGGGCTATGAAGCCTATATCGGGATGCCCAGCCATTATCCGCACTGGAGCTACGGCAAAGCCTTCGACCGGCTGCACACCCTGTATCGCTACCAACTGACGGGGCTTCCCTACGAGATGGTGATCAACTCCGACCCTTGCCTGGCCTATCTGATGCGTGACAACAACCTGCTGCTGCAGATTCTGACCATGGCCCATGTGTACGGCCATAACGATTTTTTCAAGAACAACCGGCTATTTCAGTCCACCCGGCCCGAGCTGACGGTGGAGACCTTCCAGAATCATGCCCGGCGCATCCGCAATTATATTCAGGACCCCAGCATCGGCTATCAAAAAGTCGAGCGGATCCTGGACGCGGCCCATGCCGTCCGCTACCAGATCAAC
The nucleotide sequence above comes from Hydrogenispora ethanolica. Encoded proteins:
- the dcd gene encoding dCTP deaminase, which produces MILSGRAIKAKLGKQIIIDPFREEQLNPNSYNLRLHHELLVYEEPVLDMKRPNPFRQLTIPPEGLVLETGRLYLGRTLEYTETDGYVPMLEGRSSVGRLGLFIHVTAGFGDVGFKGYWTLEIFCIQPIRIYAGVSICQIYYHTIEGDYDRYCSGKYQNNRGIQPSLLYRDFSTGDEE
- a CDS encoding PrkA family serine protein kinase: MESNEISELIKKDRSERKQQYFEGTFLDYLDLVKQNPEIAQLAHQRIYQLITERGVDVVKTEEHPRLRRIYGNDIIKRYRFFSGDFYGIDRTIMKIARYFHAAAMQGEESRQVLYLVGPVGAGKSSIMEHLKRALEAAPPIYAIKDCPMREEPLHLIPKHLREEFSKLLKVHIEGDLCPVCRYRLRHEFHGEYERMPVVTVEFSIRSRKGVGVVPPVDPNNQDTSVLIGSVDISKMDLYPEDDPRVLSLNGAFNVANRGIAEFIEVFKNEIEYLHTMITATQEKSIPSPGKGAMIYFDGVILAHSNEAEWNKFKADHTNEAILDRIVKVEVPYCLELAEEIKIYQKLLRNSNFTAHIAPHTIELASMFAILTRLAPSAKVDPMTKLKIYNGEEILEQGSIKKVDIAELREEATNREGMTGISTRFIMKALDTALAESESNCINPLAILGTLTKAVKELALPEEERKRYLGFLQDNLKKEFHKLLEGEVTKAFIHGYQEQARDLFNNYLDHAEAYANRTKLKDKNTGEELEPDEKFLSSIEEQIGITGSAAKGFRQDVTAYMFFVLRNGGTMDYNSYEPLKAAIEKKLTASVKELSRVITQAKVRDKEQSEKYHTMVEEMKRNGYCDHCCNVILKYAANHLWKD
- a CDS encoding carbohydrate ABC transporter permease, whose product is MKTEMVPIQNRRTPSARHRWREWLAGYFLILPNLLGFLIFMLAPIVATILISFTNWDLITVPKWVGFLNYQALFQDPIFWLSLKKTLLFTVVNVPIQSFLALLVAVLLNRKLRALNLLRTLFIMPWICMPVAIGLSWTWIYNFEFGYLNHLLLSLGLGRVGWLTSQDLALFSILAVNVWEYLGWHIILLLAALQIVPPELHEAALVDGASNWTRFWKITVPVISPIFFYDLVVNMINTLQIFDLPITMTNGGPGNAARVFNLYLYQKGFSFLQMGQACTMGVIQFGLIVIATFIVFRYLGSRVNYDVS
- a CDS encoding alanyl-tRNA editing protein, which codes for MAVKKLFWEDPYCATVEAVVTGVAGPVVTLDQTILYAFSGGQDSDSGTIAGYPVLKAEKDGKEILYTLPPEHDLYTGERVPVCIDWEKRYKLMKLHFAAELILELVYQNFDHPEKIGAHITQDKARLDFHWPGNITALFPELQRKISEMIAADQAITSDFEDVEAERRYWEIPGFAKVACGGTHLRSTGEIGAITLKRRNVGGGKERIEIYLRPLG
- a CDS encoding carbohydrate ABC transporter permease, with product MRSSSPKHWLKQSLLYLSICVILFAYLFPLFWQFSTSLKESGEVFAGYNLIPKKVVWDSYATAWSTFNIRQYLFNTVVVAAIVTFGTLLSCAMAGYAFARLRFPGRDFIFYLYLGTMMVPGAVTLIPAYYVILKLNLANSYFALIIPFIFGNAFGTFLMRQYYLTIPKDLAESATIDGAGYLRTWWSIMLPLSKPTLATLGVMTLVAQWNSFIWPLVVTQNPALKVLAVGLSDFRLYRNIQWNALMAAVMIAIVPMLVILALAQKLFIKGIQFSGVNR
- the yhbH gene encoding sporulation protein YhbH, translating into MAIFRESAGDSGRAAEDRRRHRQLVEQSIKKNIGKIIAEESIIGQSGQKKIKVPIRGLREYQFVYGKNGAGVGTGTGDETRGDVLGEGRPGNGADGQNAGNEAGEDIYETEITLEELLDYLFDDLNLPFMERKKLSTIQSVAQKRHSGYRRKGTPPKLAKRKAVIEKIKRRQGYNRPAADSTGAPEGELPEEELPEERFPFREEDLRYRRIREEKKPESNAVVICIMDTSGSMDQTKKYLARSFYFLLYQFIRLKYVQVEIVFVAHSTEAKEVNENEFFHKAESGGTYISSGYEKALQVIDERYPPADWNIYAFHCSDGDNWEEDNAKALELAKKLCQFSNLFGYGEILTGTSTIRRLYQEELKEPNFVFVNITSREEIWPALRDMLAREEPHA
- a CDS encoding alpha-galactosidase, with the protein product MGIVYHEAQRMFHLQSSQMSYGMQVMKSGYLAHLYWGRRLRSLPAGPLLEQQGRPFSVTPDPDDPAFSLDTLAQEYPAYGNSDFREPAFQVQLENGSTVTDLRFHGYRILPGKPGLPGLPATYVETLEEASTLEIELRDELIGLQVLLSYTIYENWNVLTRAVRFHNAGPSNLTLLRALSVSVDFPDNQYDRLHLHGAWARERHPERCPLRNGVQNIASRRGASSHQQNPFLALLRRDATEDHGEVFGFNLVYSGNFLAQAEVGPYFTTRVMLGINPFDFTWRLEPGQTFQTPEAVLVYSPEGLGAMSRTYHRLYRTRLCRGVYRDRVRPILINNWEATYFDFDAAAIERIARSAGELGIELFVLDDGWFGRREDDRSSLGDWFVNRAKLPDGLDDLAGRVNRLGLKFGLWFEPEMVSPDSDLYRKHPDWCLHVPGRGRSQGRNQLILDFSRPEVCEAITAMVSDILRSAPIAYVKWDMNRHMTEIGSAALPPERQRETAHRYMLGLYRVLEALTAAFPEVLFESCSGGGGRFDPGMLYYMPQTWTSDDTDAVERLKIQYGTSLVYPPITMGSHVSAVPNHQLQRVTPLATRALVAMSGNFGFELDLTRLDGAEREAVAAQVALYKEVRPIVQFGDFYRLLSPFETNRAAWLFVSEDKREAFAVYCKILAEPNPGLERLRLQGLNPEFNYRVNGAGIFGGDELLYVGLKIPEPLLLAGDFQSCCWRLEAVRA